AGCCTGTTAGCCTATATTCTCTTTTTGAGTTTTTTAGGTTGCCAGGAAAACGTGCTTACTAGCAATCCCTTCGAAGGGACGCAGTTATTTGCTCTAGGAAAATGACAGAAGAGATTAAAGGGAAAAATAGAAATATCTTTCCCTTTTTTTATAAACAGACTTACCAGCTGGCAAATACAAAAAACCACTGATCTCAGCCAGATTAGCTAAATCCCCCGAACCATTCCCTGGCTTTGGAGTAGCGAGGAATACACCATCGACACAGCTCACCTCTACTTGCAAGAAATACCCCAAATCAGGTTTAAAAGAAAAATCCTCAGTCAACTCCGCTTCTATCATCTGCTTACTCTCTTTCAACTGCGACTGCATCCACTCTAAAAAATAATAACGGTAACAGGCAAGAGTAGAAATCGGATTACCTGGAAAGGCAAAAACGACTGTTTCGTTTGCAATAGAGCCAAACCAAAAGGGCTTACCCGGTCGCTGAGCCACACAGTGAAAGTGCTTGACCACTCCCAGTTCCTCCAAAATTTCAGGTAAATAATCTGCCTTACCTTTAGACACGCCCCCACTTAATAAAACCACGTCAAACTGTCTCAGTATTTTACTGAGTTCCAATCTCAACTCTTCTTTATCATCCATCAAATGAAACGCCTGACAAGGCACATTCAACGCCTTTAGTGATGCTTGAATCATCCCAACATTGGACTTTCTGATCTGGAAATCTTTTGGCGTTTCGTTTACATCCACCAACTCATCCCCCGTAGATATCACGGCTACTTTGGGCAAGGCTTTCACTTGCACTCGGGACATGCCTACAGTCGCCAGTATCGCTACAGTGCCTGCGTGTATGATGGCACCCTCCTTCAGCAGCACCTCCCCTTTTTGGTGATCCGATCCCTGAAGGTGAACATTTTTATATGCAGGTATCTCCAATTCCGGAAGAACCGCGAAACGCCTCCCTTCCTCCTCGACGAACTCAACATCTTCGTATCTCACCACCACGTCTACACCTTCCCCTAAGATTGCACCTGTCATGATTTCAATACAGGTATTGGCCTCCTGCACGGCCAAAGCAGACTCGCCAGCATATTGCTCGCCTACACATTCGAACCTGCGCTGCCCCCGATTGTAATCTTCAGATCGAATCGCAACACCATCCATGGTCACACGATCAAAAGGCGGAAAATCTCTGTCTGCACCAACCTCTTCAGCCAGGACACGTCCTATGCTCTCATGGAGTTCTACTTCTTCTTTTCCCCAGTCTACCGCAACCGAATGGATAATATTTCTGGCTTCTTCGACACTAATCATATCCTGATCTTATAATTTTGGATAAAATTAATACTTTCACAGGCATGGCTGAATCGAATCCACAAGGACTTTCTCACATCGACAAAAACAATGACCCAGCGATGGTAGATGTATCTGACAAAAGCATCACCAAACGCAGTGCAACCGCCAGATCTAAGGTGCAGGTGAGCGATGAAATTCTGGCCTTGTTCAAAGACGGCGACATTCAATCCAAAAAAGGACCAGTCTTTCAAACAGCCATCATTGCGGGTACCATGGCAGCCAAAAAAACCGGCGAATTGATCCCGCTATGCCACCCTATTGGGCTGGATGCCTGCGATATAGACATTCAGGTTCAGGAGAAGGAGATCATCATCAAATGTACCTGCCGGATCGCCTCTCGTACTGGTGTGGAAATGGAAGCACTGACGGGGGCCAGTGTAGCTGCCCTTACCATCTACGACATGTGCAAAGCGCTCTCTCACAACATCGTAATCTCGGAGACACGACTATTAGAAAAAACTGGAGGCAAAAAAGACTTTTTTCATCATGACTAAAAAACATCAAAAGCACGCCAAAATCGCCAAGCCAAATTTTGGAGAGTTCGCCAGAAACGAATTTTCCATCCTAGGCACTCCATGTGGAGAAATCAAGAAAATTGCGAACATAATTAGTCAATCACTATCCTCAGATTACAAAATCGCCTATGCGGATGCAGACCACAAAAGTGCAGATGATCAAAGCAATTTGACAGGCAGCACACTGGCTAAAGGCAATACCATGGAATATGTCGACAAGATTGATTTCCATCGTTTTGATCATCAGGGGGAGATGAATCCCTGGTTGTTCAGGCCTTATTTTGATCAGATGGATCTGGTCATCGTCAATGGCAATCACTTCCCAGCTAAACAGCAAATTGTAGTTTTGGATCCCAAAAAGCCACTGGAGAAGAAGCTTCACAAACTGACCCATGTCGCTTTGATCCTGACCACCGAAAGCCAGACAGCCATCCCTGATTATCTCAAAGAGCATCTATCAAAGCAAGAGGAAGACGTCCCATGTCATTCTCTCGCAGACGAGAAGGCACTCATCGACTGGGTTAAACACTACCTAAGTTCTAGTATGGCTCTTATCAATGGGCTGGTACTGGCCGGAGGTAAAAGTGAGCGTATGCAAAAGGACAAAACCCTGATAGCATACCATGGCAAGGCGCAGAAAGAACACATGTACGATCTGCTATCACAATTATCCCAGGAGACCTACTATTCTATAAGGGAGGATCAGGAAGAAAACGAGGCCTGCATCAAGGATAGCTTTGTAGGATTGGGGCCGTATGGTGCCATCTTATCGGCCTTTCGCAGCAACCCTAATCGCGCCTGGCTGGTAACTGCCAGCGACCAACCTTTTTTGGACGAATCGGTTCTGGAGCTTTTGATATCGAAGCGTAACCCCTCGAAAGTAGCCACAGCGTTTTACAATCCGGAGACGGATTTTCCAGAGCCATTGATCACAATCTGGGAACCAAGAGCTTATCCCTTGTTGCTACAGTTCTTGAGTCAAGGATACTCCTGCCCAAGAAAGGTACTAATCAACACGGATATCGAATTGGTAAAGCTGGAAGACGCCTCTGTGCTCAGAAATGTAAATACCCCAGAGGAGTATGAACAAGCGGTGAAGGAGATTGGGTAATCAAAAACAAAAATAATTTAGCCTATACAGAATCAATACTTTTTGTCACAATCACCCTATAATATCAAAGCTGCTTTAGAGCAGCATATGCCAAGTTTCCTACAACTTTTGGGAAACAACAACATCTCTTGGAATAGAATAAATCAGATCTTTGAAGAGTATATACAGAAAGCCAAGGAAGAATTTGCTGAAACTCAAACTCTAATTACTCGTGAAGCCACATTCTTTAGCATCATGAAGAGCCAAGTTACAGGAGATGGGCTGGGTGCAGCACAATTCGACTTTTATGATCAACTGTTTAATGATCTTTTTCATTTGTTGTCTTATCAAGAACGAAATATGCTAGGTGGGACTTTGAAAAGCATTTTG
This is a stretch of genomic DNA from Reichenbachiella ulvae. It encodes these proteins:
- a CDS encoding molybdopterin molybdotransferase MoeA, with the translated sequence MISVEEARNIIHSVAVDWGKEEVELHESIGRVLAEEVGADRDFPPFDRVTMDGVAIRSEDYNRGQRRFECVGEQYAGESALAVQEANTCIEIMTGAILGEGVDVVVRYEDVEFVEEEGRRFAVLPELEIPAYKNVHLQGSDHQKGEVLLKEGAIIHAGTVAILATVGMSRVQVKALPKVAVISTGDELVDVNETPKDFQIRKSNVGMIQASLKALNVPCQAFHLMDDKEELRLELSKILRQFDVVLLSGGVSKGKADYLPEILEELGVVKHFHCVAQRPGKPFWFGSIANETVVFAFPGNPISTLACYRYYFLEWMQSQLKESKQMIEAELTEDFSFKPDLGYFLQVEVSCVDGVFLATPKPGNGSGDLANLAEISGFLYLPAGKSVYKKRERYFYFSL
- the moaC gene encoding cyclic pyranopterin monophosphate synthase MoaC, producing MAESNPQGLSHIDKNNDPAMVDVSDKSITKRSATARSKVQVSDEILALFKDGDIQSKKGPVFQTAIIAGTMAAKKTGELIPLCHPIGLDACDIDIQVQEKEIIIKCTCRIASRTGVEMEALTGASVAALTIYDMCKALSHNIVISETRLLEKTGGKKDFFHHD
- a CDS encoding NTP transferase domain-containing protein, whose product is MTKKHQKHAKIAKPNFGEFARNEFSILGTPCGEIKKIANIISQSLSSDYKIAYADADHKSADDQSNLTGSTLAKGNTMEYVDKIDFHRFDHQGEMNPWLFRPYFDQMDLVIVNGNHFPAKQQIVVLDPKKPLEKKLHKLTHVALILTTESQTAIPDYLKEHLSKQEEDVPCHSLADEKALIDWVKHYLSSSMALINGLVLAGGKSERMQKDKTLIAYHGKAQKEHMYDLLSQLSQETYYSIREDQEENEACIKDSFVGLGPYGAILSAFRSNPNRAWLVTASDQPFLDESVLELLISKRNPSKVATAFYNPETDFPEPLITIWEPRAYPLLLQFLSQGYSCPRKVLINTDIELVKLEDASVLRNVNTPEEYEQAVKEIG